The sequence below is a genomic window from Cicer arietinum cultivar CDC Frontier isolate Library 1 chromosome 6, Cicar.CDCFrontier_v2.0, whole genome shotgun sequence.
CAGGAGGGCCATTGAGGGAGTCCCAATAGAATTTGGTGATGGTTGCCGCCAGGATATAATTCCATCTGAAAACTATAATAGGCGAAAGGCCATTGATGAAGTCTCAAGAGAATTTCGAAATGGGAAGTCGTGTTTGGCTGATCGTGTGCCTCAACAACAGCGGGTGAGGGATAATGTGCGGCCAAATGCATCCCTAGATCAAAAGTCCAGTGCCCCAGTGCGTGGTCGCATGAATGGCTTATGATTATAGCAGTAGCataaaaccaatttttttattttttattttaatttacaaagtGGATACTGCACATGTAGCATCCAGTCTCAGTCCTCCTATTTAAAAcatgtttttagatttttaggCAAATGTACATTACTAACTTTGCGctgttttgtatttttttattctagCTGCAAAGGGTAGTAGTGCCAATATAGATACAAATGTAGTGTAAAAATGGTTACAAACCCAATCACAGTTGATTAGTTTCCTCCAGTAACTGCATATTTTTGAAtaaaccaaaattttaaaataaaaatgcacTTGGCTTTTGAATCCAAAATAATTCGTCAAAGATTGAATGGGATTTGATTCCCAGAGTTTGTTGCATCAACTCTAAGAGTATACAATGCAATGGAATACTGCGATGGATCCAGTCTGAAACGAATTATATACTGCTTGATGTGAACAATAACCATTTCAAACAAGTAATGGGTTAGTCTGAGCTATTGATACTAAAAAGGTTCAAGATGTATAAGTAAACAATAACCATCTTAAACAACTAAATGGATAGTCTAAGCTATTGATTACTAAAAAGCTTCAAGATGTAAAAGTTTAATAACTACTATGCATTTCTAAATCTctgaaactttttttaatacaaatagTTGTTTTGCACATGAACTTTGCTCTAGCTTAGGGTAGCAAGATTTGAGTCAAACAAACCTCAAAGCTACTTTGTATTAGACAAACTTACACTTAATTCCCAAAGTTTTTGCGCCAGTTCTTTATCTTTAGCTAAAGAAGTTGGGCTTCCCTTATTGCTATCCACAAAGTATTCACCAGATATTCCCTTTACCTGTGGATGCAATGCAACGTAACATTGGGTTGCAGCTCCCTACAAAAAACACAGCACCACAGTTCAATTAGTAAAATTCAACTCTATAATATCTTTTTGAGTCTCTGAGAAAAATACCTGTTGCACATTTTTAAGGAAGTACTTGCCCACCATATTAGCAACGGCTGCAAAAACCAAGTAGTAGACACATGAACAAAAATTCAAACCAACATGCGATTAATTGTGTATAAGAACAACCAGCTAGTATAACTCCTTTAGCTTCTTTTTAAGTCCTTTGACAACATTATACACAGAATGACAAGCATATTAATATGGATTATGTCAATGTTAACCAATATGATCAACCTCAATTAAATAGAATATCAAGCATAATAAAACAAGGATACTTAATGAACATGCTTAGGAAATAATTGAAAGATATAGATACTAACCGTTAAAATAACCATGGTACCGTAGAATATTTGTTATAATTGTACCAGGATGAAGTGAGTTAACAGTTATTTGCACTCCTTCTTCCTGTCAAACAAAGGTATATGCAAGGTTCAACATAAAACTCAACCGATAAGTTCACACTATTTAATAAAGTTGAATCATATGAAAttgcataaataattttttgtgacTATAATACCTTCAAGCGCCTTGCAAGCTCATCGGCATGTAAAATATTCGCAAGCTTTGATTGTCCATAGGCAGAATAACTGCTATATCTATAAAAAAGAAGACAAGGAAGGGTGAAATTATATAACTCTGGGAACTTAAAATACTGAACATGAAAGGttaacattttatataaaaaactatattatGAGCCTTGTATAGAGAAAAGAATGCTTGTAAATTAACCATTGCAACCAGATGATTACACTGATTCATTGTTGATCTTATCGAATCGAATCCCTTCACTATATGCAAATCTGTGAGCCTCTGATGATACAATAACTATCCTGCCTTCCCGGCTGCACTCTCTTACAGTTTTTTTCATAGTCTCTAATAAAAGGTTTGTCAACAGAAAATGGCCTACAAAATAGTATCAAGTATTaccttcaattttttgttttgaaaatgacAACAAGAGAGTAAATAACAACTTTCTTTCAGAGACATATATATGTTATAATGTGAGGATACCATGTAATATATATTACCTAAATGATTGGTTGCAAACTGCAATTCAATATTGTCTTGGGAAAGCATGAATGGAGTAGCCATAAGCCCTGCATTGTTacttgaaaagaaaagaaaaagagaatatTATTTGTTTCAACTTTCAAATGTGAAATCTATACATATATTATGTAGCACCAATACTTCAAATTGAAAACGTGTTCCGTGTCTAATGGTGACACTAAACGAATACAAGTAACTATATCTCAACTTTCAAATGTGCAATCTATACATCAATTATGTAGCACTAACACTTCATATTGAAGGCATGTCCATGTCCGAAACCAACATAGGTAGTTACATTTATTCacttcaatttttcaatttattactAGTGACAATGTGTCAGTGTCTAGATTTCTCCACTCGTCCTTTAAGGGTTTTTTGATTCAAGAACCGTCGAGGCCGATTCCGTAATTGTTGTCGTGTTAGTATTGAATAGCATATATATCTATACATAAAGACATTTTTTTATACTCAAACtgaaatttaaataacattAGTCCATATACATCTGAAAAAAGTAAGGTTAGAACAAACTTAGAATTTCTTACATTAGAATGTTAAGTGGAAGCCCAGAGGAGTTAAAATCAGCTGCAAATTTCCTGACAGATGCCATAGAGCTAAGATCTAATTCCATAACATCAATTTTAGCAGCAGGCCCAGAGGAGTTAAAATCAGCTGAAAATTTCCTGACAGAGGCCATAGAGGTAAGATCTAATTCCATAACATCAATTTTAGTTGCAGGAATTTCCTTAAGTATAGTTTCTCTGATATTCATTCCATTGTTCACATTCCTAACTGCCATAACAACATGAACACCACGCAAAGCAATAACTCTGGTTGTTTCCAAACCAAGACCACTTGATGCTCCTGAAAATATTCAACtactcaataataataatattgcaGATCACAAAAATTTCAACcctaaatttttgaaataatctaTCCCAATTTTTCAGCACCtaaaaatcacaaattagaagaagaaaaaacctGTGACGATGGCAGTGAGACCGGTTCCATCGATTCCTTGAGTGACTTGATCGGCGGTTGAGGAAGCTGAGAATCCCGATGGTCCTTTCCAACCAAGAAACCACATTTTTTTACTGAATAGTAGTCAAACCTCAAAACAGAGTgcagatttttttattattataattaaattaaaatttgtatgaTCTGATATTGTGATGATCGTATATTtcctattttttgaattatgtgGTTCTCATTTAAAGAATTTTAATGAATGCTCTCCACTAGCTACTAGATAGATGCTATAAAATCATCTACTATTTACTGCGCACGATCGTTAATGCTTTTTTTTCGTCCTCACCAACGTTAATGGTTCGTTtgactaaataaatattaaatagaattatattaactaaaaagATAGCTGAAAATGAGGAGTGTGAgtgagttaaaaaataaataaatctatttcTTATTCTTAAAGAATAATTAAGAAGAGGATGTGTTCAATAAATCTGATACAATATAAAGATAATTTCTTTGAGAAAAGATAAACAAGAGAGTAAATTGAGTATAATATTTCTTAAATATGGAGAGGAAAGTGAAAtagtcaatttaaaaaataatattataaatacttttatcacgagtaaataaaatatcaatgcGAAAAATTCACATTTTAGAAAATAAGGAGCTAATAATAGTCAAGCTACAAGCCAAACATAAATACACATGCTAAATAATTTACTCTAAAGTTGAAGCTTAATAACTTTATTTCAAAGTAGTTTTGGCTGAACTCTACCAATTCCAAACCTCtttgaataatattattgaGTCAACGTTAGTCTCATAGTTTGTGAGGTTATTATAGGCTGAATTAAGAGTAAATTAGTCGTTAGTGGTTGATGTGGGGAAATTCAGAGAAGCATAAAATTTTCTTATAGATTGACTCAGACATAATCTATTGCAGTTTACTCCAATTTCAATTTGTATAATTGATGTAGCTCGATACAAAAAATTCAGAATATTTGGATGGAATGATTTGAGGTATTGAGCCAACCAACTTTCCATATTCTGGTATCTAGTGGTCCTTCTAAAATTTTGTAGAATGACCATCACAAATAACTCATTGCACGTTACTTTCGGTATTAGGCCACACTTTACAAATATTGTTCTAAGTATTTGGAGCAATGTTGCATTGTTGGATAAGAGAGATGTTCATAATACCACATTTATACTTTGCTCGGGCAAGTTGAACAAAAAATATGTCTCTATCCGCAACCAATTGCCAAACAAGTTTGGTCATATATTATTGATTAAAGACTTTGAGATTCTTGAAGCCAAGTGCATCATCCTACTTTGGCTTGCAAATTGTTTTTCAAGAGATCAAATGGCATACTCTTTGTTCAGTTGTACTACCTTATATGAAGTTGCAATATAATCTCTCAGTTACGTAACAAATAGAACTAAtaattgatatgatttgcatcacataaacataaatGTTCGATAGAGATGATTGAGCAAGAGTGGGTCTATCTAAAATGAAAGAGAGTTAACTTTTCAATTTATGAATTTAAATCTTAGTCTATTCAAGATAAAGGAGAATGAATCTTTTGACACTCGAATTAGAGGAATGCCAAGGTATGCTTCAAAGTTTGTACTTAGGTCAATTTCCAAACTTTGGCTTAAAGAAACCGCTTCTG
It includes:
- the LOC101496007 gene encoding short-chain dehydrogenase TIC 32, chloroplastic; amino-acid sequence: MWFLGWKGPSGFSASSTADQVTQGIDGTGLTAIVTGASSGLGLETTRVIALRGVHVVMAVRNVNNGMNIRETILKEIPAAKIDVMELDLSSMASVRKFAADFNSSGLPLNILINNAGLMATPFMLSQDNIELQFATNHLGHFLLTNLLLETMKKTVRECSREGRIVIVSSEAHRFAYSEGIRFDKINNESVYSSYSAYGQSKLANILHADELARRLKEEGVQITVNSLHPGTIITNILRYHGYFNAVANMVGKYFLKNVQQGAATQCYVALHPQVKGISGEYFVDSNKGSPTSLAKDKELAQKLWELSVSLSNTK